The genomic interval GGGATACAGCTATGTACGCCTTAAACATTGGGATGAACGCAAAGATGCCAATCAAAGTGTGAATGCAATTTCTAAAGAGATTATCCAAAAACTTTCCACCAATAAAGAAGCACGTATCGTCGCCGTTGCTCCCTCTGCCATCAGTGGTCTTGGCGTTTCAGGTGGTTTTGAGATGTACGTTCAGAATAAAACAGGCGGCACGTATGCCTCATTAGAAAATTATGCCAAAGAGATCGTAGCCCGCGCTTCCACACGTGAAGAACTTCGCTCGGTGCGCAGTACCTTAAGCACCAACACACCTCAATATCGCATCGAAGTGAATAACCAAAAAGCGCAAGCGTATGGCATTGATATTGCCGATATTTACACCACGATTCAAACCACGTTTGGAAGTGTCTATATCAACGATATTAACCTTTTTGGGCGCAATTACCGTGTAAATATTCAAGCCAAAGGTGATTTTAGAGAAGGAACACAAAATTACAGTGATATTTTTATCAAGTCCAGCGATGGAGATGCCATCGCACTAAGCGACCTTGTTACCCTAAAACGTGTCATCAATCCCAACATCACAAAACGTTTCAATATGTTCCCATCGGCTCAAATTTTGGGTGAAACCAATGCAGGTTACTCTTCAGGCGAAGGGCTGAAAATCATGGAAGAGATCGCAGCAGAAGTCTTGCCGGAAGGCTACTCCATCGCATGGGGTGGCGCATCATTGCAAGAGAAAAAACTCCTAGAAACTGGTAATCTCTCGTTTGTTTTCGCGATTGTGTTCATCTTTTTGATTCTTGTGGCACTTTATGAAAGCTGGATGATTCCTTGGGCGATCGTTTTAGCCGTTCCTTTTGCGCTGCTTGGAGCAGAACTCTCCATCTGGCTTCGAGGGCTTCAAAATGACATCTACTTCCAAATAGGGCTCATCACCCTTGTCGGGCTTTCGGCTAAAAATGCGATTTTGATGGTGGAGTTTGCCTTGCAAAAAATGGAAGAAGGGTACAGTTTAATCGATGCAACGATCGAAGGAGCAAAGATTCGTTTTCGCCCTATCATCATGACCTCATTTGCCTTTATCGCAGGAACCTTACCACTTGCCCTAAGTTCAGGAGCAGGTGCGAACAGTCGTCATGTCATCGGCACCACCGTTGTAGGTGGCATGGTTACGCTCACCCTCATCGGCGTCTTTTTTGTACCGCTTTTTTTCTATCTTATCATGAAGATTAAAGAAAAAACGTCACTTGCGTTCAAGTCCTAATAACCCCAAACCAAGAGCGATGAAAATCGCTCCGCTCACACGGTTAAACCATAACGCTCTTTGATGGGTCAAAAACCACGACTTGAATCGTTTCGCAAAAAAGGCATAGCACATCAATGTGCTAAACGAAAGAATCATAAATGTCAACGTTAAAATGAAAAACTGCTCTAAAAGCGGTGCCTCTGGATTGAGAAACGGTGGAAAAAGTGCCGTAAAAAAGATGATCGGTTTGGGATTGGTGATGCAGACTAAAAACCCTTTTTGGAAGATCTTTGCGTAATGCGCAACGCTTTTTTTACGCCCAAGATCCACCTGTTTAAAGATGCTTCCCAAGGCGCGAAACTGCTTAATTCCAATGTAAATAAGATAACACGCCCCTAAAATTTTAAACGCCAAAAACAACACCAATGACGTTTTCAATACCACACCAAGACCTAACATCGCAGCACTGGAGAGCACAAAAAGACCGATGGCATTGCCAAGCGATGAAAAGAAAGTCGCTTTAAGGTCATAACTCACAGAGTTATTGATCGCCAAAAGTACCGCGGGACCTGGGCTTGCTATCGCGATAAACGCAACCATTGCATACAAAAGCCATGTGTGAAATTCCATTCTGCGCCTTTTCGTTTTTGGGTATTATAACGCATTTTATTAGATCAATATATCTTGATGTGAAATCTTCTATGCTATACTACGTTAATTAAAGACAAAGAGAAGCTCATGGAAACTTTTTTAAAAACCGTTGGCGCACTGAATGACGAAACGCGCTTGCAAATCCTTCATTTTATTCACACAAACGGCGAAGTGTGCGTGTGTGAGCTCGAAGAGGCGTTTTCGATGATCCAGTCGCGCGTCTCGCGCCATCTCAAAATCCTCAAAGATGCGGGCTTTTTACGCGTTGATCGACGTGGAAAATGGGCGTATTATACGGTTCGCTCGCCGTTGGATCGTTTTAGACTCGAATGTTTAGAAGAGATCAGCTATCTTGAGATGCCCGTGCCACGTGATATGCTTACATGTAAAAAGGAAAATTCACTATGAAACTTATCTCTTGGAACGTTAATGGCATTCGCGCCGTTGCCAACAAAAACGCGTTTGCGTGGGTGGATGAGTTCGCTCCAAATGTCTTGTGCTTGCAAGAAATTAAAGCGGAAGCGGAGCAGATTCCTGAGCCTCTTTTTAGCCATACCTTTACATGTAAACATGTCAACTCGGCTTCTAAGAAAGGCTATTCGGGTACGATGAGTTTTTCAACGCTTCCTTTTGAGAAGACCGACACCGCGTGGCACATCGACCATACGCATGAAGGACGCATCTTGGAGCACCATTTTGGTGATGTGGCGCTGTTTAATGTCTACTTTCCTAACGGTCAGCAAAGCGAAGAACGCCTTGCACATAAGCTGAAATTTTACAGTGATTTTTTAGCACACACCGAAGCGTTACGAAAAGAGGGAAAAGGCATTATCATCTGTGGGGATGTCAACACTGCGCACCGCGCGATTGATCTTAAAAACCCTAAAGCCAATGAAGATACCTCAGGCTTTTTGCCGATTGAGCGCGCGTGGATCGATAGGCTGTTAGAGAAAGGCTACATCGACACGTTTAGACATATCCACGGCGACATCACAGATGCTTACTCGTGGTGGTCGTACCGCTTTGGTGCGAGGGAACGTAATGTGGGGTGGCGGATTGATTATTTTTTCATTTCCAAAGAGCTGGAACCTCGTCTGAGAGATGCGTTTATCCTCAGTCACATCGGAGGCTCAGATCATTGCCCTGTGGGCATTGAGATCGATTTGTAAGCTTTACATGTAACACTTTTTAATCACTCTTTTTTTCAATGCTATGGTATGATTAAAATTATTTTTATAAGGAAGTGGATTATGGATTTTTTATCACTGAGTTCAAACGCCCTCTTAGCCTATAGTGCGTATGCCATCGGTACAGCAAGCCCTGGTCCTAGCAACCTTGCTATCATGAGTATGGCGATGCACACAAGCCGTAAACAGGCGTTAATTTTCGCGTTAGGCGTTGCTTTTGGCTCAGCATTTTGGGGTTTTTTAGCAGCCCTTGGACTCTCGACTCTTCTCATTCAATACGCAGAAGTGCTTATCGCGATTAAGATTCTTGGAGGACTTTATCTTTTTTGGCTTGCGTATAAATCGGCGCGATCTGCCTTTGCAAAAACGCACATTATTCCTCACCAGACGCACGCAGCCTCCTCCTCCACACTCAAGCTCTTTTTCCAAGGAGCACTCATGCACCTGAGCAATCCTAAAGCAATTTTTGTATGGCTCTCCATCGTAGCCCTTGCATTGCCTGCAAACACACATACAAGCGATGCACTTTGGATTGTTGTAGGCTCACTTCCTATTGGCATCTTTGTTTTTTGCGCTTATGCACTTCTTTTTTCAACGCCTACTGCCAAAGCGTTCTACCTGCGTACAAAACGATATTTTGATGGCACCCTAGCAACACTCTTTGGTTATGCAGGCTGGCAGATGCTTACCTCCACATCTAAAAACTAATGCTTTTTTTGTGCAACAACGTAGCGATCAGCATTGGTTTGTTGACTTAAATTTTTATGAAATTCGAGTGCCGCTCGAAGATCGTGAATATCCGTGTGCGTTCCGACAACTTTGGTCGGATACCCATCCTCATTGTACGCAATGACTTTGGCTTGATCGAGCACCCATTTGTAACTTCCATCATGACACAACATGCGGTGCTGATGCTGGTAATGCTTGATTCTACCACTTAAAAGTGCTGTAAGTTCATTGAGACAGTAATTCAAATCTTCAGGGTGAATGAGTGACATCCAACGCTCTTTGGTCTGCTCGAACGCCTCAAATTCGTACCCCAACATCGTGACCCATTGCGGTGACAATATGATGCGATTGCCAAGTGGATTCCACTCCCAAAACCCGTGCCCTACGCATTCTAAAATTTTTAAGTACTCTTTTCTCATCGCGCATAGCCTTTAAGATTTTTTGATAAGCGATTATACATTACAAGTGTGATATTCGCGTTATATCCACCTTTACATGTAAAGGTTTTAGAGCTCAAAAGATCATCCATCTTTCCTGATATTTTCTTATAAATTTACATATAATTTACGCAAGACCGCTACTATACGCACCAAAAACTTTAAAGGGGCGTTATGTATTTAGCTTCCATCAAAAACAAGCTTGTCTTTTTGCTTGTCATTATTTTCCTAGGTTTCAGTGCCATTGGCGTTGAAATTATCAAAGAAGCCAACGATGCCAAAATGGCTGCCATTCGTTTGACGACTATTGCAGATATTGAAAATTCGATTTTAGAACTTCGCATTCAACAGCGTGATTATCAGATCTATTTTAAACAGACCAATCTAGATCGTTATGAAAAAATCTATCAAAAATTGATCGCTGATTTAGAAGCACTCAAGCTGATTTTGATGAGTCCACAAAACCATCAACGCATCGAAAGTCTTAAAAATGTGCTCATCCAATGGAACGATGTCAATGTTCCTCGCATGCAGCTGTTTGGAAAGTACGGCGCCACAATGCACGAGCCAAGCTTTGCGCAAACCTATCCAGAAGACGCAAAAAAGCTCAACGAATACTACAAAAAAAGTAGCCAAGGGTTTGTCGTCATTACCGAGAAACTCGATGATTTAGCACTCAGCGTGAAAACCAATAACTTCAATCGTTTGGATACCAATAAACTCATATCGCAAATATCGCTTGGCGTGATTTTTCTCTTTGTCTTTACGATCTTTTTTATCGTCACACGCTCTATTAAAAACTCTGTGGCACATGCTAAAACAGCGTGTGAGAAGATGCGCCAGAGCAAAGATCTCAGCGTGAGCATCACCACAGGCACGAAAGATGAGATCAACGACATTGTCAGTTCCATCAACGCACTGATCGCCGATGTTGCGCAGGCCCTTAACCAAGCAAAAAGCAACGCGCTTGAAAATGCTTCCGTTGCCGAAGAGCTCTCCAGTACGAGCCTTCAGATCGGCAAGCGCGCCGAAGAAGAAGCCAAAGTTGTTTTTGAAACCACTAACGATGCCAAAGAGGTTGCCAAAGCGATTGGAGAGGCAAGCGTGCAATCTCAAAATGTCAAAGAAATTACAACCGATGCGCAAAAAAGCTTACTAGGGGCTCAAGAGCTGCTCAATGAAACGCTCTCGCAACTCAGCCAAACGGCAGAGGCAGAAGCGGCGATCAATGAGCGCCTCAATCGCCTCTCAAGCGAAGCCGAACAGGTCAAATCGGTACTGGATGTCATCGGCGATATTGCCGACCAGACCAATCTTTTAGCACTCAATGCCGCCATTGAAGCGGCACGTGCGGGAGAGCATGGTCGTGGATTTGCCGTGGTGGCAGATGAAGTACGAAAACTGGCAGAGCGCACCCAAAAAAGCCTCATCGAGACCAATGCCACGGTCAATGTCATCGTTCAGTCCATCAGCGACATCAGCGGTGAGATGAACCACAACGCTAAACGCATCCACGAGCTTTCCGAGTTTTCTAACCAAGTCACGACTCAAACCAATGACGCCGTTGGCATGTTAGAACAGAGTGTCAACGCAACCGAAGAGGTCGTCACTAAAGCCAATGGCAACGTCAAGCTCATCAAAACAGCCGTCATCGAAAAAATTGGTGAGATCAACACGCTCTCAAGCTCCAACGCCAGAAGTGTTGAAGAGATCGCAGCAGCAGCCGAGCACCTCTCCAAGCTCTCTTCCACGCTCAGCCACACCCTATCACAATTCAAAACCGCGTAACGTTTTGCCCAAAGAGACCACCTCTTTGGGCATGCTTTAACCAGAATTTGCTATCATTTTACACTTTACATGTAAAAAGGTTTTCGTATGCAAGAAGAGATAATGTCACATAAACTCACCCCATTTTTTATGCCAGCGGACGACAAAAAAGGGACGGTCATCGGCTTTTGTGGGAGCGATATTTTGATGAGAGAAGACGGCACATTGCCCTCCATGGAATTTTTTGCCCTTTTGGGAGAGCCCAAACATCGCTTTCACATCGGCTCCTTTGATGAAGAGTTGTACATCCTTTTTGCATGGGAAAAAAACACGCCCCTTCCTGAGAATTTAGTGAAAACCAATTTACGCCATTTTTTAGGACTTTACCCACCGCACCTTTTTGCGATGCTCGCACGCGCCAAACAACTTGCACACTGGATCTACGACAACCAATTTTGCGGTCGCTGTGGCGCACCTGTAGGGTATACTTCAAAATTTTCATCACTGGGCTGCTCCTGTGGCAACTACATCTTTCCACGCCTTTCGCCCGCGTGCATCACCCTCATTACAAAAGGCGATGAGATACTTTTAGCGCGCTCACCCTACTTTAAAGAAGGCGTCTACAGTCTAGTAGCAGGCTTTGTCGAAGCGGGCGAAAGTGTCGAGAGCGCCCTTCACCGCGAAGTGTTCGAAGAAGTGGGCATTCGCGTGAAAAATCTTCGCTACTTTGGCTCGCAATCCTGGCCGTTTCCCCACTCCTTGATGCTTGGTTTTTTTGCTGAGTACGACAGCGGTGAGATTCACATTCAAGAAGAGGAGATCGAAGATGCACAGTGGTTCAACAAAGATGCCCTTCCACCTTTGTCGCATGAGACATCTATCGCTCGAATGATAATCGAAGAGTGGCTTAAAAATCATTGATTTTT from Sulfurospirillum multivorans DSM 12446 carries:
- a CDS encoding LysE family translocator, which gives rise to MEFHTWLLYAMVAFIAIASPGPAVLLAINNSVSYDLKATFFSSLGNAIGLFVLSSAAMLGLGVVLKTSLVLFLAFKILGACYLIYIGIKQFRALGSIFKQVDLGRKKSVAHYAKIFQKGFLVCITNPKPIIFFTALFPPFLNPEAPLLEQFFILTLTFMILSFSTLMCYAFFAKRFKSWFLTHQRALWFNRVSGAIFIALGLGLLGLERK
- a CDS encoding LysE family translocator yields the protein MDFLSLSSNALLAYSAYAIGTASPGPSNLAIMSMAMHTSRKQALIFALGVAFGSAFWGFLAALGLSTLLIQYAEVLIAIKILGGLYLFWLAYKSARSAFAKTHIIPHQTHAASSSTLKLFFQGALMHLSNPKAIFVWLSIVALALPANTHTSDALWIVVGSLPIGIFVFCAYALLFSTPTAKAFYLRTKRYFDGTLATLFGYAGWQMLTSTSKN
- a CDS encoding exodeoxyribonuclease III; the encoded protein is MKLISWNVNGIRAVANKNAFAWVDEFAPNVLCLQEIKAEAEQIPEPLFSHTFTCKHVNSASKKGYSGTMSFSTLPFEKTDTAWHIDHTHEGRILEHHFGDVALFNVYFPNGQQSEERLAHKLKFYSDFLAHTEALRKEGKGIIICGDVNTAHRAIDLKNPKANEDTSGFLPIERAWIDRLLEKGYIDTFRHIHGDITDAYSWWSYRFGARERNVGWRIDYFFISKELEPRLRDAFILSHIGGSDHCPVGIEIDL
- a CDS encoding PAS domain-containing protein, producing MRKEYLKILECVGHGFWEWNPLGNRIILSPQWVTMLGYEFEAFEQTKERWMSLIHPEDLNYCLNELTALLSGRIKHYQHQHRMLCHDGSYKWVLDQAKVIAYNEDGYPTKVVGTHTDIHDLRAALEFHKNLSQQTNADRYVVAQKKH
- a CDS encoding methyl-accepting chemotaxis protein, translating into MYLASIKNKLVFLLVIIFLGFSAIGVEIIKEANDAKMAAIRLTTIADIENSILELRIQQRDYQIYFKQTNLDRYEKIYQKLIADLEALKLILMSPQNHQRIESLKNVLIQWNDVNVPRMQLFGKYGATMHEPSFAQTYPEDAKKLNEYYKKSSQGFVVITEKLDDLALSVKTNNFNRLDTNKLISQISLGVIFLFVFTIFFIVTRSIKNSVAHAKTACEKMRQSKDLSVSITTGTKDEINDIVSSINALIADVAQALNQAKSNALENASVAEELSSTSLQIGKRAEEEAKVVFETTNDAKEVAKAIGEASVQSQNVKEITTDAQKSLLGAQELLNETLSQLSQTAEAEAAINERLNRLSSEAEQVKSVLDVIGDIADQTNLLALNAAIEAARAGEHGRGFAVVADEVRKLAERTQKSLIETNATVNVIVQSISDISGEMNHNAKRIHELSEFSNQVTTQTNDAVGMLEQSVNATEEVVTKANGNVKLIKTAVIEKIGEINTLSSSNARSVEEIAAAAEHLSKLSSTLSHTLSQFKTA
- the nudC gene encoding NAD(+) diphosphatase, which encodes MQEEIMSHKLTPFFMPADDKKGTVIGFCGSDILMREDGTLPSMEFFALLGEPKHRFHIGSFDEELYILFAWEKNTPLPENLVKTNLRHFLGLYPPHLFAMLARAKQLAHWIYDNQFCGRCGAPVGYTSKFSSLGCSCGNYIFPRLSPACITLITKGDEILLARSPYFKEGVYSLVAGFVEAGESVESALHREVFEEVGIRVKNLRYFGSQSWPFPHSLMLGFFAEYDSGEIHIQEEEIEDAQWFNKDALPPLSHETSIARMIIEEWLKNH
- a CDS encoding ArsR/SmtB family transcription factor, which codes for METFLKTVGALNDETRLQILHFIHTNGEVCVCELEEAFSMIQSRVSRHLKILKDAGFLRVDRRGKWAYYTVRSPLDRFRLECLEEISYLEMPVPRDMLTCKKENSL